The Maniola hyperantus chromosome 19, iAphHyp1.2, whole genome shotgun sequence genome has a window encoding:
- the LOC117991163 gene encoding peptidyl-prolyl cis-trans isomerase-like 4: MAVVIETTLGDITVDLYLDQRPVTCLNFLKLCKMKYYNFNLFHTIRSGFIAQTGDPTGEGSGGQSIWGILEGPDKRFFSGEKRPKIRHTGAGLLSMVCTDDMMVGSQFFITLAPDLDSLDGTHCVIGEVTEGHEVLTKLNEVICDESHRPYRDVRITHTVVLEDPFNDPPGLRAPSRSPSPNPERLKGGRIAPDEEIDETQGKSAAEIQEMIEEKEAKARATILEIVGDLPDADIAPPENVLFVCKLNPVTTDEDLEIIFSRFGKIVSCEVIRDKKTGNSLQYAFIEFENKKSCEDAYFKMDNVLIDDRRIHVDFSQSVSKMRWLGKGRGVQYFDEEPKNISRDEDKRRGRYREEKKDLIDERDSQSNGKRNTSRNDSDRQYRGDIEKNRQHQDYRERDRPNIDEREQDKRQHKHVKERARRNKDDKETDMQIRGDREKDKRSRERDRYNKDDVKRDMQYTEVEKKNSSDREMSMQHKDDREKDRKDRNDSEKDREPRNEKERNRQNKEYKEVDRENRGDKKTDKQNRDDILIDSQNRDAKKKDRYCLTDRDRQYKGVNDLKRQHRDDRDKEIQNREKDISNRDDRGTERQQGNDREMNRQQKKDDRERDRQNIDDREMGRQYSIEKDGQSEYDIKKDRHHLTDRNRPYKDVYNLDKQHRDKRERDMRNRDNREKKERDRLNKDDTERDSQHRNDRQQRDEKEKMKIDKNDYRERSRSRSKTNHSHDKVSKSERVKHTREIEHDKSKSYKSKSPTRRNQDKSEYKDSSDERRNDRNSSNSRQTNRESRHNYEKKDRERSRESKKDKQRQDLDPKTPSPVIVGKKNKNSKQKNSKMISSKKPTTKGSSASRKRRKPSTSSDDSSESSSSSSESSSSSDSDNNKKKLRRKKRKPSTSSSSTSSSSSSSSSSDSSSESSSSSDSENKKKKRVKKNVKLPIKKPKTKL, encoded by the coding sequence ATGGCTGTTGTGATAGAAACAACACTCGGTGATATTACAGTGGACCTGTATCTGGACCAGCGTCCTGTAACATGTTTGAACTTTTTGAAGCTTTGCAAGATgaaatattacaatttcaacTTGTTTCATACTATACGCAGCGGATTCATCGCTCAAACTGGTGATCCCACTGGGGAAGGTTCCGGTGGACAGTCAATATGGGGAATTTTAGAGGGGCCAGACAAGCGATTTTTCTCTGGAGAGAAAAGACCCAAAATTCGCCACACAGGCGCTGGTTTACTATCAATGGTATGTACTGATGATATGATGGTTGGATCTCAGTTCTTCATAACTCTGGCACCAGATTTGGACTCGCTAGATGGAACGCATTGTGTCATTGGTGAAGTCACTGAAGGGCATGAAgtattaactaaactaaatgaagTGATCTGTGATGAATCTCACCGTCCTTACCGAGATGTAAGAATAACCCACACTGTTGTACTGGAAGATCCTTTCAATGATCCACCTGGATTGAGAGCTCCATCAAGGTCACCTTCGCCTAACCCAGAACGTCTGAAAGGCGGTAGAATTGCTCCTGATGAAGAAATAGATGAAACTCAAGGAAAAAGTGCAGCTGAAATACAGGAAATGATTGAAGAGAAAGAGGCCAAAGCTCGGGCTACAATATTAGAGATTGTAGGTGACTTACCCGATGCTGATATTGCTCCACCAGAAAACGTGTTATTTGTTTGTAAACTTAACCCTGTCACAACTGATGaggatttagaaattatatttagtCGCTTTGGTAAGATTGTCAGTTGTGAAGTTATAAGAGACAAAAAAACAGGTAATTCCCTTCAATATGCATTTATTGAGTTTGAGAACAAAAAATCCTGTGAAGATGCATATTTTAAGATGGATAATGTGCTGATTGATGACAGGCGTATCCATGTTGACTTTTCACAATCTGTTTCCAAAATGAGATGGCTTGGTAAAGGGAGAGGAGTACAATATTTTGATGAGGAACCTAAAAATATATCAAGGGATGAAGACAAGAGAAGGGGTAGATATAGAgaagaaaaaaaagatttaattgATGAAAGAGACAGCCAAAGCAATGGTAAAAGGAATACTAGTAGAAATGATAGTGATAGACAGTATAGAGGTGACATTGAGAAGAATAGACAACATCAAGATTATAGAGAACGGGACAGACCAAATATAGATGAAAGGGAACAAGATAAACGTCAGCataaacatgtaaaagaaaGAGCTAGACGGAATAAAGATGATAAAGAGACAGACATGCAAATTAGAGGTGATAGAGAAAAGGATAAACGAAGTAGAGAAAGGGACAGGTATAATAAAGATGATGTTAAAAGGGACATGCAATATACAGAAGTAGAAAAGAAAAACAGCAGTGACAGAGAAATGAGCATGCAACATAAAGATGATAGAGAAAAAGACAGGAAAGATAGAAATGATAGTGAAAAAGATAGGGAGCCTAGAAACGAGAAAGAAAGAAACCGacaaaataaagaatataaggAAGTGGACAGGGAAAACAGAGGTGATAAAAAAACTGACAAACAAAATAGGGATGATATCCTAATAGACAGTCAAAATAGAGATGCTAAGAAAAAAGATAGGTACTGTCTAACAGATAGAGACAGACAATATAAAGGTGTTAATGACCTGAAAAGACAACATAGAGATGATAGAgataaagaaatacaaaataGGGAAAAGGACATATCAAATAGAGATGATAGAGGAACAGAAAGGCAACAAGGAAATGACAGAGAAATGAACAGACAGCAAAAAAAAGATGATAGAGAAAGAGACAGGCAAAATATTGATGACAGAGAAATGGGTAGGCAATATAGTATAGAAAAAGATGGACAATCTGAATATGATATTAAAAAAGATAGGCATCATCTAACAGATAGAAACAGACCATACAAAGATGTTTACAACCTGGATAAACAACACAGAGATAAAAGGGAAAGAGATATGCGGAATAGAGACAATAGAGAAAAGAAGGAAAGGGACAGGCTAAATAAGGATGATACAGAACGGGACAGTCAACACAGAAATGATAGGCAGCAAAGAGACGAGAAAGAGAAAatgaaaatagataaaaatgacTACAGAGAAAGAAGTAGAAGCAGATCAAAAACAAATCACTCTCATGATAAAGTGAGTAAAAGTGAAAGAGTAAAACATACTAGAGAAATAGAACATGATAAGAGCAAATCATATAAGTCTAAGTCACCCACTAGGAGAAATCAGGATAAATCAGAATATAAAGACAGTAGTGATGAGAGAAGAAACGATCGAAACTCTAGTAACAGCCGGCAAACGAATAGAGAGAGCAGGCATAATTATGAAAAGAAAGATAGAGAAAGAAGCAGGGAAAGCAAAAAAGATAAACAGAGGCAAGATCTAGATCCAAAAACACCTTCCCCTGTAAttgtaggtaaaaaaaataagaattcaAAACAAAAGAATAGCAAAATGATTTCCAGTAAGAAACCAACTACAAAGGGAAGTTCTGCTTCCAGAAAGAGAAGAAAACCATCCACATCATCTGATGATTCATCAGAGTCTAGTTCATCAAGTAGTGAATCTAGTTCTTCGAGCGAtagtgacaataataaaaagaagTTGAGGAGAAAGAAGAGGAAGCCTTCTACATCAAGCAGCAGTACCAGCAGTTCGAGTAGTTCTTCGAGCAGTTCAGACAGTAGTAGTGAATCGAGCTCAAGTTCAGATagtgaaaataaaaa